CTCGGACTAGGCCCCGTGCCGGGCGGCCGTCGCCTTCACTCGGCCGCGCAGGCGACCATGCGGGTGCGGCCCAGCTCCGCGCGCAGTTCCGCCACCTCGGCACGGAGCCGCTCGACGACACCGTTCAGGTCATCGGCCGGAGGCTTGGCCGACGGGTCGCGCCCGCGAAGCTGGGCCAGCCCGTCGAGGATCAGCGTGCGATGGACGTACATCACGCAGCCCAGCTCCCCGCCGGTCCGGTACGCGGCCGCGGCCTCGGCGCGGCGGCGCACCGCCAGCCAGATGCCGGCCCCGACATAAAGCGCGATGAGCACGACCACGGCGGACACCATCGCCGTCATCACGAACCCCAGCATGGCCAGGGTCTGCCGGAGCGGACCGAACCAGCCGGCCGCCGTATCGACCAGGGCGCCCACCGGTTCGCCGAGCTTCCTCACCTCGCCGACCGCCTTGCCGATCTCCCCTTGCGCCGCCTGGACGGCACGGCCGATCGGACCGCCCGGCCCCAGCGGAGCGAAGGCATCGCGCAGCGGGCCGATCGGGATCGTGACCGGCCGGTCGGGAATGCGGATGGCCGGCAGCGTCTCGTTCAGCAGCTTTCCCGTTTCCACGTCGATCTTCGCGAAGCCGCTCCCGAACGAGACGGTGCGCGACGGCACCTGGATCTGGCGCGCGCCGGCGAAGCCGAGCTGCCCCGCCTCGATGCGCAGGTCCTGTATGCTTCCCAGCCGCTGGAAAACGCCGTCGATCTGGCCGTTCAAGCGCTCCAGGCTGTCGGCCACCCCGCCATAGGTCCGCCCGATCGTCTCCAGCCTCGGCATGATCTCCCCGTTCACGGTCTGGACGACGGTCTCGATCCTTTCCCGCGTCGCCCGGCCGGCTTCCAGCACCAGCATGCCGGCGAACAGCACGCCGCCCAGGATCACGGCAGGCGGCGCCAGGGCCAGCGTCAGCAGCGAAAGTCCCTTCAGTCTTACGGTGATGTCGTGCATCTCTTCGCCTCCTTCGTCTTGAGGAGCGCACGAAATCACAAGACTTGAAGCCGGATCAGTGAAGCAGTTCACGCCGATCTACAGTAACCGATACAATCAAATTCGCCTCGTCTACGGTTTTTCTCCAAGTATATATTATATCGATTTAGGTATATTCGGGGATCGGCCCCCGCGCCGCCGCGTGAAAAATCCGCTCCCGGCCGTTCTCCAGCCCTATATGAAGCGCATTGGCAGTCCTGCACCGGGAGATCCCGATGATACTGACAGACAAACGCACCACGCTGGCCGCCGCGGCGGCCCTGGGCGTCCTGGCCGCCACGCCGGCGGCCCTGGCGCACCATGGCTGGGGCAGCTATGACAGCACCGCGCTGACGACCCTGGACGGCACCGTCCAGTCCGTGTCCTTCGGCAACCCCCACACCTCGATCCAGCTGGAGGCGCAGGGCAAGACCTGGTTCATCGTGCTGGCACCGCCCTCGCGCATGACCACCCGGGGACTGCCTGACGGCACGCTGCGCCAGGGACAGACGGTCAGCCTCGACGGCTATGTCCACAAGAACGAGCCGGCGGAGCTGCGGGCGGAGCGGATCCGGGTCGACGGCAAGTCGGTCGAGCTGCGCTGATGGAGCACGCCGGCGCCGGGCCGGCCTGGGCGCTCGCCCTGGAGCATTCCGCGCTGGGCGAGACGCTCCGCCAGGCCCTCTGGCTCTATCCCGCCGCCAACGTCCTGCATGTGCTGGCGGTCGTCGCCATGGTCGGCAGCATCTTCGCCTTCGACCTGCGGATCATGGGCGTCGCCCGGTCGTTGCCCGTGGCGGCGCTGGCGCGGCTCCTGCTGCCGATCGCCGCAGGCGGGTTCGCGGTGGCGGCCGTGACCGGCTTCCTGCTGTTCACCGCCGATGCCACGGCCGTCTGGAACAATCCGGTCTTCGTCTACAAGCTGGGCCTGATCGGCCTGGGCCTCGTCAACATCGTCGTCTTCCACGTGATACCGTGGCGCGGGGTGGAGACTTGGAACGCGGAGGTCCCGTCGCCCGCTCCCGCGATGGCGGGAGCTTTCGTTTCCGCCGGGGTATGGGCGGGCACCGCGACCCTGGGGCGTCTGATCGCCTATTTCTAGGTGATTGCGGGGCGGGAACCACGTCCTTATAGTCCCGCCCCATCATGACCATCCCGCCGCGCGCTCCCGGTCGCCCCCGTCACCTGCTGGCTCTGCAAGGCATGCCGGCCGCGGAGCTGACAATCCTGCTCGATCGAGCCGACGATCCGCCCACGGATCGGCCGCTCGCCGGGCGCCGCGTCGGCGGCCTTTTCCCGGCCGATGCCGAACCCCTGCGCGCGGCCTTCGAGACGG
This Skermanella mucosa DNA region includes the following protein-coding sequences:
- a CDS encoding DUF6152 family protein translates to MILTDKRTTLAAAAALGVLAATPAALAHHGWGSYDSTALTTLDGTVQSVSFGNPHTSIQLEAQGKTWFIVLAPPSRMTTRGLPDGTLRQGQTVSLDGYVHKNEPAELRAERIRVDGKSVELR